The Chryseobacterium wanjuense genome includes a window with the following:
- a CDS encoding AraC family transcriptional regulator, with product MKIQKEIIEFEEDKSFKLFSPSLKNCFFWHYHPEIELVYVEASNGIRHVGKNISDFKESDLLLIGSNVPHLNFDYKIQTECRQLVLQMRENFLQDLIFPIPEFENIKKLLDRSYLGLSFSGETKKLVVEKLHHIKDENSFKSFIGLIEILQILAHSTEVKELNNEDTRIKWFLNDKIRMGTIYDYIHENYDKKTNVNEIAEMVSLSTPAFCRYFKKQTNMTFTDFVNTYRINQAKLLLLQNSCVTEVCFQVGFDSLSYFNKLFKKYIGETPSAFKKKHLSKVK from the coding sequence ATGAAAATCCAGAAAGAAATCATTGAATTTGAAGAAGACAAATCTTTCAAACTGTTTTCTCCTTCCCTGAAAAATTGTTTTTTCTGGCATTATCACCCTGAAATTGAACTCGTTTATGTAGAAGCGTCCAATGGAATCCGGCATGTTGGGAAGAATATATCCGATTTTAAGGAAAGTGATCTGTTGTTAATCGGTTCTAATGTTCCTCATCTTAATTTCGATTACAAAATTCAAACGGAATGCAGACAATTGGTTCTGCAAATGCGCGAAAACTTCCTGCAGGATCTTATCTTTCCTATTCCTGAATTTGAAAATATTAAAAAACTTCTGGACCGTTCTTATCTCGGACTGTCATTTTCGGGTGAAACGAAAAAACTTGTAGTTGAAAAACTTCATCATATAAAAGATGAAAATTCCTTCAAATCTTTTATCGGTTTAATTGAAATTTTACAGATTCTTGCCCATTCCACTGAAGTGAAAGAATTAAACAATGAAGACACCAGAATCAAATGGTTCCTGAATGATAAAATCCGGATGGGAACGATCTACGACTACATTCACGAAAATTATGATAAAAAAACAAACGTAAACGAAATTGCTGAAATGGTAAGTCTAAGCACTCCTGCTTTTTGCAGGTATTTCAAGAAACAAACCAATATGACCTTCACCGATTTTGTAAATACTTACAGAATTAATCAGGCAAAATTATTGCTTTTACAGAATTCCTGCGTGACGGAGGTTTGCTTTCAGGTGGGTTTTGACAGCCTTTCTTATTTTAATAAATTGTTTAAAAAATATATTGGAGAGACGCCTTCTGCATTTAAGAAAAAGCATTTGAGTAAGGTTAAATAG